The Saprospiraceae bacterium genome includes a window with the following:
- a CDS encoding T9SS type A sorting domain-containing protein produces MNGNTVFKKGFFVDEDNVYFFNDNNLYVFDANTKIITLVKSFSEYCCYQVFIYKNHLAVFLGSGNYEIYTKDYGYISSVNSLPYITENGQFINIIRTHQGEGKYGNKIDISSDYGKTYSELYNNSKEEYRIIGSIDDRLYFRGFITQGEAWSNGHTQARMGYIDVGTGEIIQIFDGNNNKRNNSPMIVGQNLFHNIDGAIIKYPNGDFSDRQVLFRESNSPTPIKKLRVTDDGAYYAMTKTFLYKSDDNGKQWKRLLNNYSAVDFDINENQNLYCISNDQILKSTDQGNSFSTLSINYPKGNIDYPYEIICAGGKNLIVKGTGHYIKGMGFQGCFDCYLNYPDFIFTSQNDGLSWDEKYVYHWGYPNISAAEIYRYPSNIAIQSSYYLSNSSQLLFLDNNQFSIVDKTNFEQINTSLPFGSWPNDKYGLSIKGDIIKNTKGQISYSKDSGITYQDLSATNHGKIYPGFSPESLFIISEEDNSKGSLSFQYNYNTPFVPLSVILKDSWQVILDSFDTVYTDGWSNYLFSDSNCYKIETIDINSKALDEEVKIFNNFYKIYPNPVSETLTINKINDNSSKTQIKIFNNKLKLINSIDFEKDNFQMDTKELLPGIYYIIFSNHNGSFGSKFIKI; encoded by the coding sequence TTGAATGGAAATACTGTTTTTAAAAAAGGATTTTTTGTAGATGAGGATAATGTATATTTTTTCAATGACAATAATTTATATGTTTTTGATGCAAATACAAAAATAATTACACTTGTGAAGAGCTTTTCAGAGTACTGTTGTTATCAGGTGTTTATTTATAAAAACCATTTGGCTGTATTCTTAGGTTCAGGCAATTATGAAATTTATACAAAGGACTATGGCTATATATCGTCTGTAAACAGTCTTCCATACATAACTGAAAATGGGCAATTTATAAATATAATCAGAACACATCAAGGTGAAGGAAAATATGGAAATAAAATTGATATCAGTTCAGACTATGGCAAGACTTATTCAGAGCTCTACAATAATTCAAAAGAAGAATACAGGATTATTGGCTCTATTGACGATCGGCTTTATTTTCGAGGTTTTATAACCCAAGGTGAAGCTTGGTCTAATGGTCACACTCAAGCTCGAATGGGATACATTGACGTCGGCACTGGTGAGATAATACAGATTTTTGATGGCAACAATAATAAAAGAAATAATTCACCTATGATTGTCGGTCAAAACTTGTTTCATAATATTGATGGGGCAATAATCAAGTATCCAAATGGTGATTTTAGCGATAGACAGGTATTATTTCGAGAAAGTAATAGCCCAACCCCAATAAAAAAACTTAGAGTGACCGATGATGGTGCCTACTATGCAATGACAAAAACTTTCTTATATAAAAGTGATGATAATGGTAAACAATGGAAGCGGTTATTAAACAATTATTCCGCCGTTGATTTTGACATAAATGAAAATCAAAACCTGTATTGTATATCAAATGATCAAATATTAAAATCAACAGATCAAGGGAATTCATTTTCAACTTTGTCCATAAATTACCCGAAGGGCAATATCGATTATCCCTATGAAATAATTTGCGCTGGAGGAAAAAACCTAATTGTTAAAGGAACAGGACACTACATTAAGGGAATGGGTTTCCAGGGTTGTTTTGATTGTTATTTAAATTATCCTGATTTCATATTTACAAGTCAGAATGATGGCCTTTCCTGGGATGAAAAATATGTTTATCATTGGGGTTATCCTAATATATCTGCAGCTGAGATTTATAGATATCCAAGTAATATAGCCATCCAATCGTCTTATTATTTATCAAACAGTAGCCAATTATTATTTTTGGATAATAATCAATTCTCTATTGTTGACAAAACTAATTTCGAGCAAATCAACACATCTCTTCCATTCGGTAGTTGGCCTAACGATAAGTATGGCTTATCAATTAAAGGCGATATCATCAAAAATACTAAAGGGCAAATTAGTTATTCTAAAGATTCAGGAATTACATATCAGGACCTAAGTGCTACAAACCATGGAAAAATTTATCCGGGATTCAGTCCTGAATCATTATTTATTATTTCAGAAGAAGATAACTCCAAGGGATCATTATCTTTCCAATATAATTATAATACCCCTTTTGTGCCATTATCAGTAATATTAAAAGATTCCTGGCAAGTAATATTGGATTCTTTTGATACTGTATACACAGATGGCTGGTCAAATTACTTATTTTCAGATAGTAATTGCTACAAAATTGAGACAATTGACATCAATAGTAAGGCATTAGACGAAGAAGTTAAAATTTTCAATAACTTCTATAAAATTTACCCAAACCCGGTTTCTGAAACGCTCACCATTAATAAAATTAATGATAATTCATCTAAAACTCAAATCAAGATATTTAATAATAAACTAAAATTAATCAATAGTATTGATTTTGAAAAAGATAATTTTCAAATGGACACAAAAGAACTTTTACCTGGAATTTATTACATTATATTTTCCAATCATAATGGTTCTTTTGGAAGTAAATTTATTAAGATTTGA
- a CDS encoding four helix bundle protein — protein sequence MGKFDNVALQNRFKNWCYNCLDIINTSIITSDEYRVITKQLIRSATSAHINYRSVTRAKSKADMINKLKIVEEETDESIGWLEIIQDRHNIETIHIQIEGTELLKIIVSSINTLKRLQ from the coding sequence ATGGGTAAATTTGATAATGTAGCATTACAAAACCGGTTTAAAAATTGGTGTTATAATTGTCTTGATATTATAAATACATCAATAATTACTTCTGATGAGTATAGAGTTATTACAAAACAGTTGATCAGGTCAGCTACCAGCGCTCATATAAACTACAGGTCAGTCACTCGGGCAAAATCAAAAGCAGACATGATTAACAAACTGAAAATCGTGGAAGAAGAGACGGATGAATCAATTGGTTGGCTGGAAATAATCCAGGACAGGCATAATATAGAGACCATCCATATTCAAATCGAAGGGACTGAGTTATTGAAAATTATTGTTTCTTCCATTAACACATTAAAGAGATTACAATGA
- a CDS encoding DNA polymerase III subunit alpha, with the protein MFLNCHSYFSLRYGTFAPEDLPGIAKSYGVECLVLSDINNTSAAFQFVRACREHGIKPILGIEFRQDNEFLYLGIARNDEGWRELCSLLTESSLTGEPLPKEAPELRHCYIIYRKLPKGVELLREYEYAGVRPEEVNHLYSSYLKNYPDKLVIFSPVTFADQDAFKAHKLLRCIDLNIVIGKLDAKDCAKSSEIFYPKGHLEKVFQQYPHIIANTQHILDTCHTKMEASKFHNRRTFTGDAEDDFKLLAKLATSGCKRRFGDKHKKAMERTLRELKVIQQMGFCAYFLITWDIVRYAHSVGYFHVGRGSGANSIVAYNLNITDVDPLELDLYFERFINPHRSSPPDFDIDFSWNNRDDVTDYIFKRYGKEHTALLATYNTFKGKSIIRELGKVLGLPKADIDTIVDEPMAMDKHHPFAKHIFKYGKMIEKFPNYLSIHAGGILISEKPLNYHTALLMMPKGFPIVHFDMYGAEDLEYHKYDVLSQRGLGHIKDAVDLVKQNQGKAIDVHNVALIKEDLKVKTQLRSGHCIGCFYIESPAMRGLLHKLRCDNYIHLVAASSIIRPGVAQSGMMREYIQRFHKPDSYTYLHPVFEEHLGETYGVMVYQEDVMKIVHHFSGLDLDESDVLRRIMTGKKKSSDTFYRLQEKYFKNCKERGYPDELSKEVWRQIESFSGYSFCKAHSASFAAESFQSLYLKTYYPLEFMTAVINNFGGFYSTEQYVHEARMCGAKIEAPCVNNSTYYTNIYGTTIYIGFVHLANLEQKLSHAIVEERQLHGDYRSLKDFAHRINISKEQLEILIRIGAFRFTGMNKYELMWEKNAVHNPLIKHAYAGEMLFDTEPENFSLPILSETEHEQSFDEIELLGFPLCNPFDLLQTKFRGDIRATQMKDYIGKTVRMVGYYVCRKWVTTSKGDLMNFGTMTDVDGHFFDTVHFPPSLKAYAFQGKGCYIVLGKVVDDFGFASLEVSKMEKLPFVKDGRY; encoded by the coding sequence ATGTTTCTCAACTGTCACTCATACTTCTCTCTCCGCTACGGCACCTTCGCACCCGAAGATCTGCCTGGCATCGCTAAGTCTTATGGCGTAGAGTGTCTCGTTTTGTCGGATATCAATAATACTTCAGCGGCTTTTCAGTTTGTGAGAGCCTGCCGTGAGCATGGCATTAAACCGATCTTAGGTATAGAATTTCGTCAGGACAATGAATTTCTTTACCTCGGTATCGCCCGCAATGATGAAGGATGGCGAGAACTTTGTTCCTTACTCACAGAATCATCGCTCACCGGTGAACCATTACCCAAAGAAGCACCTGAACTCCGGCATTGCTACATCATCTATCGCAAACTGCCCAAAGGCGTAGAGCTACTCCGTGAGTACGAATACGCCGGCGTCAGACCCGAAGAAGTCAACCATCTATATTCATCTTATCTCAAAAATTATCCTGACAAACTCGTCATTTTCAGTCCCGTAACCTTCGCAGATCAGGATGCGTTTAAGGCGCACAAACTACTTCGCTGTATCGATCTCAACATCGTCATCGGTAAGCTAGATGCCAAAGACTGTGCCAAGTCATCAGAGATTTTTTACCCAAAAGGTCATCTCGAAAAAGTATTCCAACAGTATCCGCACATCATCGCCAATACGCAGCATATCCTGGACACTTGCCATACAAAGATGGAGGCAAGTAAGTTTCACAATCGTCGTACTTTTACCGGTGATGCTGAAGACGACTTCAAGTTGCTGGCCAAACTCGCCACTAGTGGTTGTAAAAGACGCTTCGGCGATAAGCATAAAAAAGCGATGGAACGGACACTCCGGGAGCTCAAAGTCATCCAACAAATGGGATTCTGTGCCTACTTCCTCATTACTTGGGACATCGTCCGATACGCACACTCAGTCGGTTATTTTCACGTAGGACGCGGATCAGGTGCCAACTCTATCGTGGCCTATAATCTCAATATCACCGATGTAGATCCACTCGAGCTGGACCTGTATTTTGAGCGATTTATCAATCCACATCGGTCTTCACCACCGGATTTTGACATCGACTTTTCGTGGAATAACCGTGATGATGTCACTGACTACATCTTCAAGCGATACGGCAAAGAACATACTGCCTTGCTTGCTACGTACAATACCTTCAAGGGCAAATCCATCATCCGCGAACTCGGTAAAGTGCTCGGTCTGCCCAAAGCGGACATAGACACTATCGTGGACGAACCCATGGCCATGGACAAACATCATCCATTTGCCAAACACATCTTTAAGTATGGTAAGATGATTGAGAAGTTTCCCAATTATCTCTCCATTCACGCCGGTGGTATTCTCATCAGCGAAAAGCCACTTAATTATCATACCGCACTTCTGATGATGCCCAAGGGATTTCCTATCGTACATTTCGATATGTACGGTGCCGAAGATCTCGAATACCACAAATACGATGTGCTCTCGCAGAGAGGTCTCGGCCACATCAAAGACGCTGTAGATCTCGTCAAACAGAACCAAGGCAAAGCCATCGACGTACACAATGTAGCGCTGATCAAAGAAGACCTGAAGGTCAAGACCCAACTGCGTTCCGGTCACTGCATCGGCTGCTTCTACATAGAGTCACCTGCTATGCGTGGTCTGCTCCACAAGTTGCGATGCGACAATTATATACACCTCGTGGCTGCCAGTTCGATCATACGTCCGGGCGTAGCGCAGTCGGGCATGATGCGTGAGTACATACAGCGATTTCACAAGCCAGATAGTTACACCTATCTTCACCCAGTGTTTGAGGAGCATCTAGGTGAGACGTATGGCGTCATGGTCTATCAGGAAGATGTGATGAAGATTGTCCATCACTTCTCGGGGCTTGATCTTGATGAGTCGGACGTGCTGCGACGTATCATGACCGGCAAAAAGAAGAGTTCGGACACTTTCTACCGATTGCAAGAGAAATATTTTAAAAACTGCAAAGAGCGTGGTTATCCCGATGAACTCAGCAAAGAAGTATGGCGACAGATCGAGAGTTTCAGTGGTTACTCCTTCTGCAAGGCGCACTCGGCCAGTTTTGCGGCAGAGTCCTTCCAGAGTTTGTATCTCAAGACCTACTATCCACTTGAGTTTATGACCGCCGTGATCAATAATTTCGGTGGATTCTACAGTACCGAGCAGTACGTACATGAAGCCCGCATGTGTGGTGCCAAGATAGAAGCACCTTGCGTCAATAATTCCACTTACTACACCAATATCTATGGTACGACAATCTATATAGGATTCGTCCATCTGGCCAATCTGGAGCAAAAACTCTCCCATGCCATCGTCGAGGAACGGCAACTGCACGGCGACTATCGCAGCCTGAAAGACTTCGCCCATCGCATCAATATCTCCAAGGAGCAACTCGAGATCCTCATTCGCATCGGTGCTTTCCGCTTCACAGGTATGAACAAGTACGAACTCATGTGGGAAAAAAATGCCGTCCATAATCCACTCATCAAACACGCCTACGCCGGTGAGATGCTCTTTGACACGGAACCGGAAAATTTCTCGCTACCGATACTTTCAGAGACGGAACACGAGCAATCCTTTGACGAAATCGAGCTTCTGGGATTTCCGCTCTGCAATCCTTTTGATCTCTTGCAGACCAAGTTCAGAGGAGACATCAGAGCCACCCAAATGAAAGACTACATCGGCAAGACGGTCCGTATGGTCGGTTACTACGTTTGCCGTAAGTGGGTCACCACATCCAAAGGCGATCTCATGAATTTTGGCACGATGACCGACGTCGATGGACATTTCTTTGACACGGTACACTTCCCGCCGAGCCTGAAAGCCTACGCATTTCAGGGCAAAGGTTGCTACATCGTGCTAGGTAAGGTCGTCGATGATTTTGGTTTCGCGAGTCTCGAAGTGAGCAAGATGGAGAAGTTGCCTTTTGTGAAGGATGGGAGGTATTGA
- a CDS encoding type II toxin-antitoxin system HicB family antitoxin, translating to MKVKVIIHEAAEGGYWAEVPAVEGCMTQGETFDELLHNIYEAVEGCLSVDIESQY from the coding sequence ATGAAAGTAAAGGTAATTATACACGAAGCGGCGGAAGGTGGCTATTGGGCTGAAGTGCCTGCAGTAGAAGGCTGTATGACACAAGGAGAGACTTTTGACGAGTTACTCCACAATATTTATGAGGCGGTCGAAGGATGCCTTTCTGTTGATATTGAATCACAATATTAA
- a CDS encoding addiction module protein: MNVQYITDDTGKTTGVFIPISDWNGLKSKYTEINEESIIPEFHKEVVRSRMAEYDKNPEMGLDYDEVMTELKSE; this comes from the coding sequence ATGAATGTGCAGTATATCACGGACGATACCGGCAAAACTACTGGTGTTTTTATTCCTATCTCGGACTGGAACGGATTGAAATCCAAATATACAGAAATTAATGAAGAAAGCATCATTCCCGAATTTCATAAGGAAGTTGTTAGAAGCAGAATGGCCGAATACGATAAAAATCCTGAGATGGGATTGGATTATGATGAAGTGATGACTGAACTAAAAAGCGAGTAA
- a CDS encoding MarR family transcriptional regulator gives MKRQDVLILIWLCLQNKKPSQKEISEKLDISRAAVSYSIDRCIGLNILDKKKYQVRKQALLEFIFYGLPYIYPATTGSIVKGIPTGASAYPLNQSFSLDPGYVWPTENATHSGMEIEPLYPSIPAVVLKEPLLYEVCALVDAIRIGHTREKVEAYRLLKEIIK, from the coding sequence ATGAAAAGGCAAGATGTATTAATCTTAATTTGGCTTTGTTTACAAAACAAAAAACCATCACAAAAGGAAATCTCTGAGAAATTGGATATTAGCCGAGCAGCGGTATCTTATTCCATAGATCGATGTATAGGTCTAAATATATTGGACAAAAAAAAATATCAGGTGAGAAAACAGGCGTTACTAGAGTTTATTTTCTATGGATTGCCTTACATTTATCCAGCTACGACAGGTAGTATTGTAAAAGGAATTCCTACCGGTGCAAGTGCCTACCCACTTAATCAATCATTTTCACTAGATCCTGGGTATGTATGGCCAACTGAAAATGCTACACATTCAGGAATGGAAATAGAGCCACTTTACCCTTCCATCCCTGCGGTAGTGCTCAAAGAGCCACTTCTTTATGAAGTTTGTGCTCTTGTAGATGCTATAAGAATAGGCCACACAAGAGAAAAGGTGGAAGCATATAGACTCCTAAAGGAAATAATAAAATGA